The following are encoded together in the Glycine max cultivar Williams 82 chromosome 8, Glycine_max_v4.0, whole genome shotgun sequence genome:
- the LOC100818300 gene encoding glycine-rich RNA-binding protein 4, mitochondrial isoform X2, protein MAFLNKIGNLVKNSAVKHINQDFSVSTPSLFQAIRSMSSAKLFVGGISYSTDDMSLRESFARYGEVIDVKVIMDRETGRSRGFGFITFATSEDASSAIQGMDGQDLHGRRIRVNYATERSRPGFGGDGGYRGSGGSDGYNRGGNYGGGYNSGSDGYNRGGNYGSGNYNVTSSYSDGNAETSYTSGANAGNYQFNENSGGVFGSASGEFSSNQNDATGADNDEFIEPLEDNVRENNDEPTDYAQNR, encoded by the exons ATGGCgttcttaaataaaattggaAATCTGGTCAAGAATTCTGCTGTCAAGCACATCAATCAAGATTTTTCAGTGTCTACCCCATCACTTTTCCAAGCAATTAGATCCATGTCATCTGCAAAGCTTTTTGTCGGAG GTATTTCTTACAGCACTGATGATATGAGTTTGCGAGAGTCTTTTGCTCGCTATGGAGAAGTAATAGATG TCAAGGTCATTATGGATCGTGAAACTGGCAGGTCAAGAGGTTTTGGCTTCATAACTTTTGCAACAAGTGAGGATGCATCTTCTGCCATTCAGGGCATGGATGGTCAG GATCTTCATGGTCGCAGGATACGGGTGAATTATGCTACAGAAAGGTCACGTCCAGGGTTTGGTGGTGATGGTGGATATAGGGGCAGTGGTGGCAGCGATGGCTACAATAGGGGTGGAAACTATGGAGGTGGATATAACAGTGGCAGCGATGGCTACAATAGGGGTGGAAACTATGGAAGTGGCAATTATAATGTTACAAGCAGCTATAGTGATGGCAATGCTGAAACTAGTTACACTAGTGGTGCTAATGCTGGTAATTACCAATTCAATGAAAATTCTGGTGGAGTTTTTGGCTCAGCTAGCGGTGAATTCAGCAGCAACCAAAATGACGCAACAGGTGCAGACAATGATGAATTCATTGAGCCACTTGAAGACAATGTGAGGGAGAACAATGATGAACCTACTGACTACGCTCAGAACCGCTGA
- the LOC100818300 gene encoding glycine-rich RNA-binding protein 4, mitochondrial isoform X1 yields the protein MVSAMAFLNKIGNLVKNSAVKHINQDFSVSTPSLFQAIRSMSSAKLFVGGISYSTDDMSLRESFARYGEVIDVKVIMDRETGRSRGFGFITFATSEDASSAIQGMDGQDLHGRRIRVNYATERSRPGFGGDGGYRGSGGSDGYNRGGNYGGGYNSGSDGYNRGGNYGSGNYNVTSSYSDGNAETSYTSGANAGNYQFNENSGGVFGSASGEFSSNQNDATGADNDEFIEPLEDNVRENNDEPTDYAQNR from the exons GTTTCAGCAATGGCgttcttaaataaaattggaAATCTGGTCAAGAATTCTGCTGTCAAGCACATCAATCAAGATTTTTCAGTGTCTACCCCATCACTTTTCCAAGCAATTAGATCCATGTCATCTGCAAAGCTTTTTGTCGGAG GTATTTCTTACAGCACTGATGATATGAGTTTGCGAGAGTCTTTTGCTCGCTATGGAGAAGTAATAGATG TCAAGGTCATTATGGATCGTGAAACTGGCAGGTCAAGAGGTTTTGGCTTCATAACTTTTGCAACAAGTGAGGATGCATCTTCTGCCATTCAGGGCATGGATGGTCAG GATCTTCATGGTCGCAGGATACGGGTGAATTATGCTACAGAAAGGTCACGTCCAGGGTTTGGTGGTGATGGTGGATATAGGGGCAGTGGTGGCAGCGATGGCTACAATAGGGGTGGAAACTATGGAGGTGGATATAACAGTGGCAGCGATGGCTACAATAGGGGTGGAAACTATGGAAGTGGCAATTATAATGTTACAAGCAGCTATAGTGATGGCAATGCTGAAACTAGTTACACTAGTGGTGCTAATGCTGGTAATTACCAATTCAATGAAAATTCTGGTGGAGTTTTTGGCTCAGCTAGCGGTGAATTCAGCAGCAACCAAAATGACGCAACAGGTGCAGACAATGATGAATTCATTGAGCCACTTGAAGACAATGTGAGGGAGAACAATGATGAACCTACTGACTACGCTCAGAACCGCTGA
- the LOC100818300 gene encoding glycine-rich RNA-binding protein 4, mitochondrial isoform X3, with protein MVSAMAFLNKIGNLVKNSAVKHINQDFSVSTPSLFQAIRSMSSAKLFVGGISYSTDDMSLRESFARYGEVIDVKVIMDRETGRSRGFGFITFATSEDASSAIQGMDGQDLHGRRIRVNYATERSRPGFGGDGGYRGSGGSDGYNRGGNYGSGNYNVTSSYSDGNAETSYTSGANAGNYQFNENSGGVFGSASGEFSSNQNDATGADNDEFIEPLEDNVRENNDEPTDYAQNR; from the exons GTTTCAGCAATGGCgttcttaaataaaattggaAATCTGGTCAAGAATTCTGCTGTCAAGCACATCAATCAAGATTTTTCAGTGTCTACCCCATCACTTTTCCAAGCAATTAGATCCATGTCATCTGCAAAGCTTTTTGTCGGAG GTATTTCTTACAGCACTGATGATATGAGTTTGCGAGAGTCTTTTGCTCGCTATGGAGAAGTAATAGATG TCAAGGTCATTATGGATCGTGAAACTGGCAGGTCAAGAGGTTTTGGCTTCATAACTTTTGCAACAAGTGAGGATGCATCTTCTGCCATTCAGGGCATGGATGGTCAG GATCTTCATGGTCGCAGGATACGGGTGAATTATGCTACAGAAAGGTCACGTCCAGGGTTTGGTGGTGATGGTGGATATAGGGGCAGTGGTGGCAGCGATGGCTACAATAGGG GTGGAAACTATGGAAGTGGCAATTATAATGTTACAAGCAGCTATAGTGATGGCAATGCTGAAACTAGTTACACTAGTGGTGCTAATGCTGGTAATTACCAATTCAATGAAAATTCTGGTGGAGTTTTTGGCTCAGCTAGCGGTGAATTCAGCAGCAACCAAAATGACGCAACAGGTGCAGACAATGATGAATTCATTGAGCCACTTGAAGACAATGTGAGGGAGAACAATGATGAACCTACTGACTACGCTCAGAACCGCTGA